aacaagctctgaaaattaaatatataaaaattattatcaaaataaaattttccaaatcaatttaaaaatactttcatcttattccttgtcggttcctgattccaaaaacatagatatgatatgtttggattaaaaacacgctcagaaagttaaaacgaagagaggtacagaaaagcgtgctatccttcccagcgcaactactaccccgctcttcttgtcaatttcactgcctatgccgtgagcggtggactgacgatgctacgagtatacggtcttgctgcgttgcattgcgttcagtttcattctgtgagttcgacagctacttgactaattgttgtattttcgccttacgcgacttgtttatactTTTTGCTGCACTACTTAGTGAACAGCAAACCAACGATTTTGAAGTGCAGGTGATATTTTTACAAACAGCTAAGTAGGCATTACAAAAGTGAACTAAACTGTAAAAAAGTGCAACAAAGCTATATTACCCTAACATTTTACAACCTCTCCCAACTTTCTAGAGTACACAGATTTTCTAAATACAGTTTCTAAGAAAGATGATCCAGTACAGGCTTTCCCAATTTGCAAAACCTTGACTACAATGCACCTTGTTAGTGTcaaaaagcaaaacacacaaGGTGAACAACCAAAGGAAGAAGTGTAATCACCAGAATGGCAAtgttgtttttaaaaacttccAGATCAGCCTGCAGATGACTGTTTTCGTCTTGAAGGTGACTAATTTTTTCACTCACACTCTTCTGAAAATGCGGAATGACCATGGGTTATGATTATgaatggaaaaagaaagaaagaagtaaagtaAATCTGATGAAGATATATTAGTGATTCATGGTAAAAATCAACATAAAAATATTTCAGTCAATCTTCAATGACTATAAAATAAAACGTATGacgtaaaaaaaattaaaaaaacgtaaaagaaaaagagaacagAAAATAAAATTAATACAATATATAAAAGATGAGGtagcatacactcacacacaaacaaattaatgaaagacaaaaagataGAAACagacccaaacacacacaagagagaTAATGGAATTAAACAAACTATGCAAGATCATTAAACCACACTCTAGAAGTAATCGCACATAATAAGATTGCTCTACTTGTTTACAAGTGACATACTGCAATCATCGTTATGATATGTCAGTTGTTAtgcagacctgtgcacactcaaaacgctcatcagaagtaaacaaaccaaatttcagtagtttttaaaatgtttcagtagtaagctgttgtcttgagaataactggacttccaacactgttgtgccgttttcttcttttttggtgacagagctggtgtctcctcttcactatctgaatctcgcactctttttttcttttccatgttttacttcaatcacaagttgccacgcagacgctggacgaactaagtctgagaacaaagactcaatgctgagaacacgtgtgcttccggtaaatcggaaaatgtcttttcagcgcaacggcgaactaattggtcaaaacatcttaaaacagaaaaaaatttTTGTTGTAGCGTAAAACATCGGAATTTCGGAATTTTTATTAAAAATCCGTAGCACCAtattctgcatataaaaatcggagaaattacggagaaaccgtaCATGTGCACAGGTCTGGTTATGTGATCAAACGTGCCTTGTTAGTGTGCATGAGAACAGTGACCAGTGAATGTGAAAAGTGTATTCTTACCCCTGCACTTGCAGATTGTGCTATGTGTTGAGCAGCTTGTTTCTCAAATGATGCCAGCCATtctttgtgtgcctgtgagaaACAGAAAAATAAAGTCACTCAGGCTGCAGTGGGTTAttgtacatgtaatacaaaTTATCTCTGTTACCCATTTCAGTGAATGCACAAGTCGGCATAAAGGTGCTCTGAAAAGCAGAACACCATCTTGGTTCctcgggaacgcagaagaagaaggttccTACTTACATAATAATGtgacccctccccccaccctctcATCCCTTTCAGGAAGCCCCAAATTAACACTTCCCCTCTTTAAAAgttgctttctcagatttttgttcataacctctgcaaatcTAACCACTCTCTTTTTGGAGCTGATTTTCTGCGATTTTTGATGGTACTGGACATGTCAttgtcaacaaacaaaaaaacttttttttttgctaGAGAAAGAGATGCTCGCCCCCAAAGTCAGCTCAGAATATAACAAAGTCAACTGGTGTTCTTTATCTGTCTCCATTTATCATTTTATTTCTTTCTACTCGTTTTTACTTACGTCATCATCTGATTACAAAAAAACATTATCTGACATGATGCCTGAACTTTTCATGAATTATTTAACTCCAAAATGGTTACACTGGTAAAATTTAATTATTTATCACCTAATTTTAGTCATACGTAGTCACGTGAGTATCAGCGCATGCGCCCAGGGAAGATCAGTTGGCGCCATGTTTTTCCAGGGGTCGGACAGGTGTTTAGTGTTGCTCGATGTTTGATTAAATAGTTAATCTTTGCGGTAATGTATTGAGTTCATACTCACGTAGTTTACTACTGAAGATTGTTCCGATTGATTTAACAAGCTGTGGGTGAGTACCCTTTCATATTTTCGAGATCCGACGGGTAAAATCTTCGACCGGTTGGCGGTACCCCCTCACGTAGTAGCCTAACACTTTGGTTTTTTGGtagtcattttgtttgtcttgcGAGACGGTGCTTTCAGTTTTTTGCACTACTATTTCCCTGTCTCATAGAGGACGTAGTTGGGGAGCACAGCCACAAAGTTTGGCGTAGTGTACGTGAACAAAGCGATCACTGAGTCAGCAGAGACTGGCGTTTTCGGACCCAAAGTAGGTCATAGCAATGGCGGAAAATTCGCAATGCGGTGCAGCAAAGGAGAAGGAGAGTTCTGGTGTTTCAAAAGAAAAGGCATCCAGTGATTCTAACAGCGTGGAAGCTGCATTAGAGAAAATGGACGCGCAGTGGACGCGAAGGTTCGAAATGTTTGCTGCCGCGATCGAACAGCGCTTCGCAAAAACTGACCGGAAGAGGAAGCGTGTAAGTTCGGAAAGTGATTCTGATGTGACGTCAGACGTTCCAAAAGATAAAACGAAACCGTCACCTTCGAAAGATGACGATGCAAGATACGCATCAGAAGGTGAGATTCAGGATGACACGGTTTCCGTTCATCCTAGTGATCGAGAGGAAGATTTGATCGCAGAACTAGACAAAGATCTAGAAGGGAAAGAGAAAACTAGTGCAGCTGTAGCTACTTCTCTTGCGGAATTGATCAACAAGAAATTCCGGAGTAAGCTTTCCGAAGAAAAAACGAAAGATAGAATGGAGAAATATGTCAGGCCCGAAAATTGCGGGGCACTACAGACACCTTTGGTGAACCCAGAAATATGGAAGTCTATGACTGGGGAAGCAAGGAATAGTGACATAAAATTTTCACACATGCAGAAAGCCATTGCTACTGCCGGCACAGCACTGGCAGAGAGCACTCAGACTCTGATCCATGCAAAGATAAATGCAGATGCAGAATCAAGGAAGAAAATTGGTGAAGCCATAGAAAAGAATGGCGATGCGATTGCTCTGGCAGGTAGTGCTTTTCATTCTCTTTCTATCCGCCGCAGGCAAGGTATCCGGCCGTTTCTAAATGCAAACCTTGCGGGTCTTTGTTCTGATTCTGTTCCGGTCAGTGACAAGTGGTTGTTTGGGGATAACCTAGCAACTTCCATGAAGGACATCAAAGAAATGGACAAATTGGGGTCAAGTTTGACACCTGTGGCAGGTCCAAGTGGGACTCAGAAAGCAAAGTATGGTGGTGCTAATGCTATGACTAACTACCGCTACAAGCCACATTTTTTAGGGAAAAAGAACAATCACTGGAACCACCAGAGGGGTCGAGGCAGCCAAACCCAGAAACACTTCGGGGGGAAGGCACGCCCTCAGTACAGAAGAACCTAGGCACAAAATTGGTCGATAAGGTGAGTGACTATTACAGATCGTTGCCTTTATTATGTAAACAACTGAAATTAGAAGCAGAGAACTTTGAAGGTGGTCGT
This Littorina saxatilis isolate snail1 linkage group LG17, US_GU_Lsax_2.0, whole genome shotgun sequence DNA region includes the following protein-coding sequences:
- the LOC138953067 gene encoding uncharacterized protein encodes the protein MAENSQCGAAKEKESSGVSKEKASSDSNSVEAALEKMDAQWTRRFEMFAAAIEQRFAKTDRKRKRVSSESDSDVTSDVPKDKTKPSPSKDDDARYASEGEIQDDTVSVHPSDREEDLIAELDKDLEGKEKTSAAVATSLAELINKKFRSKLSEEKTKDRMEKYVRPENCGALQTPLVNPEIWKSMTGEARNSDIKFSHMQKAIATAGTALAESTQTLIHAKINADAESRKKIGEAIEKNGDAIALAGSAFHSLSIRRRQGIRPFLNANLAGLCSDSVPVSDKWLFGDNLATSMKDIKEMDKLGSSLTPVAGPSGTQKAKYGGANAMTNYRYKPHFLGKKNNHWNHQRGRGSQTQKHFGGKARPQYRRT